In one window of Cryptococcus neoformans var. neoformans B-3501A chromosome 11, whole genome shotgun sequence DNA:
- a CDS encoding hypothetical protein (HMMPfam hit to DUF862, Eukaryotic protein of unknown function (DUF862), score: 147.7, E(): 2.5e-41; HMMPfam hit to Thioredoxin, Thioredoxin, score: 51.6, E(): 2.1e-12), producing MSKVQLYVYDLSHGLAKSMSLMLTGKQIDGIWHTSVVAFGREIYYGQGVLESKPGATHHGQPLQILDVGETHIDEATFNEYLSSLSGMYTPSKYHLIEFNCNHFTADVVGFLTGAEIPAWISSLPSEFLSTPFGQAMKPQIDAMFRGPTAQRPIPDKISSANASPAPSIGSSSAPGGDTAAAGPSLSSTLLQSIAAQATAQTTGQSTAANGSSKQPLNPETSPLTLVSSTANFHSILSQHSAVVVNFTNTPSCPPCRVIKPVYESIASYHSAVYGAKGARFVEVELGIGQGREIAGTYGVQATPTFMFFKDGKKVGEMKGAAKRELENKVEQFLEECYPTHPHRRMYLPAVEGLPKRAITVSNLPNYPALLNKLEGFLADKGKTESFMVLKNEVVPFLEGKSLSETELAALLQKWSAATQDLLPALQPTETFPLIDLWRIALQCQPIIPFIGLGLSTASSNAEPITSIISLASNTFSSSPEAIPKPFILTVLRLLTNFTSCVELTNLVLAHDGNVSTSEQLISVLVESLLYPDVGVRSAAAGVAFNIGLWRHHNVVEETPNVDWELEVVSGLVEALDREEDEDVAHRLLAALALEIYLSPSYEDNVQPMLQVLEASNKIEKRCKVWKRKEVKKVGEEIARKLC from the exons ATGTCCAAGGTTCAGCTATACGTTTATGATCTCTCTCACGGTCTCGCCAAGAGCATGTCCCTTATGCTCACTGGCAAACAAATTGATGGTATCTG GCATACCTCAGTTGTCGCTTTTGGCCGCGAAATATACTATGGACAGGGTGTCCTCGAGTCCAAGCCGGGGGCGACTCACCATGGTCAACCTTTACAAATTTTAGATGTCGGTGAAACTCATATAGACGAAGCAACATTCAATGAGTATCTTTCGAGTCTGAGTGGAATGTACACGCCTAGCAAATACCACTTGATTGAATTCAACTGCAACCACTTTACGGCCGATGTCGTGGGCTTCTTAACTGGAGCAGAAATCCCAGCTTGGATTAGTA GTCTTCCCTCCGAATTTCTCTCAACACCTTTCGGACAGGCTATGAAACCCCAAATAGACGCAATGTTCCGTGGTCCTACAGCACAGCGTCCTATCCCTGACAAAATTAGCAGCGCCAATGCTTCGCCAGCACCTTCCATTGGCTCCTCATCTGCACCTGGGGGTGATACTGCTGCGGCTGgcccttctctttcttctacATTACTACAGTCAATCGCCGCGCAAGCTACTGCTCAGACAACTGGCCAATCTACCGCAGCCAATGGATCATCCAAACAACCTCTCAACCCTGAAACATCACCTCTCACTCTCGTTTCATCTACTGCCAACTTCCATTCCATCCTCTCGCAGCACTCTGCTGTCGTCGTAAATTTTACTAACACACCATCATGCCCCCCTTGCCGGGTCATCAAACCCGTCTATGAGTCGATCGCTAGCTATCATTCTGCCGTCTATGGAGCCAAGGGTGCTCGATTTGTGGAGGTCGAATTAGGAATTGGGCAGGGCCGAGAGATTGCGGGTACTTATGGTGTGCAGGCCACTCCGACCTTTATGTTCTTCAAGGATGGCAAAAAAGTCGGCGAGATGAAAGGCGCTGCCAAAAGGGAACTGGAGAACAAAGTTGAACAATTCTTAGAGGAGTGCTATCCGACTCACCCCCACCGCAGAATGTATCTTCCCGCGGTTGAAGGATTGCCAAAAAGAGCGATCACAGTTAGCAACCTGCCCAATTATCCGGCTTTGTTGAACAAGCTCGAAGGGTTCTTAGCGGACAAGGGAAAGACAGAAAGCTTCATGGTTCTAAAAAACGAAGTGGTACCATTCCTAGAGGGCAAGAGTCTTTCTGAAACAGAATTGGCTGCTCTGCTTCAGAAGTGGTCTGCTGCCACCCAAGACTTGCTGCCTGCTCTTCAGCCAACAGAAACTTTCCCTTTAATCGATCTCTGGCGAATTGCCCTTCAATGCCAACCAATCATTCCCTTCATTGGTTTGGGGCTCTCGACCGCCTCAAGCAACGCTGAACCCATCACCAGTATCATTTCTCTTGCTTCAAacactttctcttcttctccagaaGCCATACCCAaacccttcatcctcactgtccttcgtcttctcaCAAACTTCACATCTTGCGTTGAACTGACAAACCTTGTGCTCGCGCATGATGGTAATGTTTCTACGTCTGAGCAGCTCATCAGCGTGTTGGTAGAGTCTCTTCTGTATCCCGATGTGGGTGTAAGAAGCGCGGCTGCTGGTGTAGCGTTTAACATTGGTCTCTGGAGGCATCATAACGTTGTAGAAGAGACTCCAAATGTGGATTGGGAGCTTGAGGTGGTCAGTGGTTTAGTAGAAGCTCTTGAccgggaagaggatgaggacgtCG ctcatcgtcttcttgCAGCCCTTGCTTTGGAGATCTACCTTTCTCCAAGCTATGAAGATAACGTTCAGCCGATGCTGCAGGTCTTGGAAGCATCCAATaagattgagaagagatgtaaggtttggaagaggaaagaggttaAGAaggtgggagaagagatcgCTAGAAAGCTTTGCTAA
- a CDS encoding hypothetical protein (HMMPfam hit to PX, PX domain, score: 50.4, E(): 5e-12; HMMPfam hit to SNARE, SNARE domain, score: 41.8, E(): 1.9e-09), with protein sequence MSDIQDISIISTKEVDTPKPHTVYIIQVTTPTRTWAVSRRYNDFVALDAELKSSTGQEPPSPLPPKTWGLSLGKNNRDRARERKPLLEQYLRSILNTKSHLWRSAYTFSDFLSIPSHTGSSSTQKSGTKFTPQSWLLEHAALQTVLRSARSALLKRDALASMSNATGSRSAGVEAKRHLKEVGNRLEALEKGLSQLRDIGQGELRRREELVEGLKVEAGSLTRMAEAGVRTAPSLSDNGTTGGSGTAGRRGEASPWTLPAQSMPGALPSGRVFGGHQPPQETEQTRPLDDRQLLQLQTNHMAQQDDQLQNLSRVLQTQRRMGEEIHQEIESQNELLEHIEQGVDKTGRKLGKAKREMNRLN encoded by the exons ATGTCAGATATCCAGGACATCTCAATCATCTCCACTAAAGAAGTCGACACTCCTAAACCACATACTGTATATATCATACAGG TAACAACGCCAACCAGGACCTGGGCCGTCTCACGTCGATATAACGATTTCGTTGCTCTCGATGCCGAGCTTAAATCATCGACGGGTCAAGAGCCGCCTTCACCATTACCGCCAAAAACATGGGGTTTGTCTCTTGGCAAGAACAATCGGGATAGG GCAAGGGAGCGCAAACCTCTACTAGAACAGTACCTTCGCTCTATTTTGAACACCAAATCTCATTTATGGCGATCTGCCTACACGTTTTCCGATTTCCTCTCCATTCCTTCTCACACCGGTTCCTCTTCTACTCAAAAGTCAGGAACCAAATTTACACCCCAGTCATGGTTGTTAGAACACGCTGCCCTGCAGACCGTTCTTCGCTCTGCCCGATCTGCTCTTCTCAAACGTGACGCTTTGGCCTCCATGTCCAATGCCACAGGCTCGCGTTCTGCTGGAGTGGAAGCGAAACGTCATTTGAAGGAAGTGGGCAATAGATTGGAGGCACTTGAGAAAGGGCTGAGTCAACTGCGCGATATAGGCCAGGGCGAATTGAGGAGACGGGAGGAATTAGTAGAGGGCCTGAAGGTTGAAGCAGGAAGTTTAACAAGGATGGCAGAAGCGGGTGTACGAactgctccttctctctctgaCAATGGGACAACAGGGGGGAGTGGAACCGCGGGAAGGCGAGGAGAAGCTTCCCCATGGACTCTACCGGCTCAATCCATGCCTGGCGCGCTACCGTCCGGTCGTGTTTTTGGAGGCCACCAGCCTCCCCAAGAAACCGAACAAACTCGGCCACTTGACGATCGTCAGTTGCTGCAACTTCAGACTAATCACATGGCTCAACAAGATGACCAGCTTCAGAATCTTAGCAGAGTACTGCAGACacaaaggaggatgggtgAAGAGATTCACCAAGAGATTGAAAGTCAGAACGAGCTTCTCGAACATATTGAGCAAGGTGTTGATAAGACGGGAAGGAAGCTTGGAAAAgcaaagagagagatgaacAGGCTGAATTGA
- a CDS encoding hypothetical protein (Match to EST gb|CF186117.1|CF186117; HMMPfam hit to Pkinase, Protein kinase domain, score: 324.5, E(): 1.5e-94), with translation MPSSANAHDGAARQATVTRKRTNGSSTRDEKQYIGQWRIGRTIGKGSSGRVKIAKHAVTGKYAAIKIVPKGLILNSRMSMSEAGAKADKVLLGIEREIVIMKLIDHPNVLNLYDVWETSSELYLIMEYVPGGELFDYLVKRGRLPVSEALHYFQQIIYAVDYCHRFNICHRDLKPENLLLDKDKNIKVADFGMAAWEAGERMLETSCGSPHYASPEIVAGKAYHGSSSDIWSCGIILFALLTGRLPFDDDNIRSLLQKVKIGIFEMPDEIKDPARDLLRRMLERDPERRITMPEILSHPFFISRPPRPIPGRSLVSPPSLDEVERPVNSVDEIDPDIMGNLKTLWSGVSDEEIIKALMCKDKTWEKTIYHLLIKYRNKHLENYNMEEEEYAEARERRQARKQLQSSSSPARRKGVPAQDQSARLAPLGENETVANTPVKRPQAPTPNKASRKAPPECPTPTKQVSQARSPAGPRPANSRGNSGASNSSQAPAIVLQGATPTKELPPPHTTSSHPRPEMITTPTSPAPLSVPRVEDANLQTFLNQIADQMNRFSVRSSVASQSSTSSSAVLGSDYQACLAFAAGVTPSANPSSSVTESVIEEQGQFEDAADDQTDTEVASIHSGFTASIAPQSPLAGLGLGAPSAAVRPGLHPVAGPNQQRWSYASSAGSSYQGSSVGSYAPVESPQYIHSPLEVQAPVLQAERSAPRPPPRATRPAPPPISRPLPFSPAQQTYSEPTESLLPRDTSYVIIDNSELPSDASLSSWGSKSSGFKAHRGLDGFGMLKKKKLNVEPVPYSYGNLGSSATSPLNSPKRSWFNNLFNFKPATCTLLSRDNVANTRERVRKILLSIGVRTAVTEIDGHKALKCRLDEVRDNGNVTTKGVRFRVEFTRASTSQTYSTLVTLTQEKGAESSFRACFAELKHFMDSQPSAPTTLSLNRPSVEQSRSVNSSNLLPAHSYQQQRYSSTSADTPAGAPTSPLLSAPPIRYTASAPTTPVIESSPRFTSPYLQLPVSPQSLQMPSY, from the exons ATGCCGTCATCAGCAAACGCCCACGACGGCGCTGCGAGACAGGCTACAGTTACAAGAAAGAGGACCAACGGGTCTAGTACGCGCGACGAGAAGCAGTATATTGGACAATGGCGTATAGGGAGGACGATTGGGAAAGGGAGTTCAG GCCGTGTCAAAATCGCCAAACACGCGGTGACAGGCAAATATGCGGCCATCAAAATCGTACCCAAGGGTTTGATCCTCAACTCTCGGATGTCCATGTCGGAGGCAGGTGCAAAGGCTGACAAGGTCCTGCTTGGTATTGAGAGGGAGATCGTAATTATGAAACTCATTGACCATCCCAACGTACTCAACTTGTATGATGTGTGGGAGACCAGCTCAGAACT TTATCTGATCATGGAATACGTGCCTGGAGGTGAACTATTTGATTATCTCGTCAAGCGCGGTCGACTCCCAGTGTCAGAAGCACTCCATTATTTCCAGCAAATCATCTACGCTGTCGACTATTGCCACCGCTTCAATATCTGTCATCGCGATCTCAAACCCGAGAACTTGCTTCttgacaaggacaagaacaTTAAAGTGGCAGATTTTGGAATGGCTGCTTGGGAGGCTGGCGAAAGAATGCTCGAAACAAGCTGTGGTAGTCCCCATTACGCGAGTCCCGAGATCGTAGCA GGCAAAGCATACCATGGTTCATCATCAGACATTTGGTCTTGTGGTATTATCCTGTTCGCACTTCTTACAGGTAGACTACCATTCGACGATGACAATATTCGATCCCTGCTGCAAAAAGTCAAGATCGGTATCTTTGAGATGCCTGACGAAATCAAGGATCCCGCCAGAGATTTATTGAGAAGGATGCTCGAGAGAGACCCGGAGAGACGTATAACC ATGCCTGAGATTCTGAGCcaccctttcttcatctcacGGCCCCCTCGTCCTATTCCTGGGAGATCTCTCGTATCACCTCCTTCACTCGATGAAGTTGAACGCCCTGTGAACTCAGTCGACGAAATCGATCCCGATATCATGGGCAACCTGAAAACTCTCTGGTCTGGAGTCTCGGATGAGGAAATCATCAAGGCGTTGATGTGTAAAGA CAAAACTTGGGAAAAAACCATATATCACCTTCTTATCAAGTACCGCAATAAGCATCTTGAGAACTACAacatggaggaagaggaataCGCGGAGGCTCGAGAACGTCGACAAGCACGAAAGCAATTACAGTCTAGTTCGTCCCCTGCTCGAAGAAAAGGCGTACCGGCTCAAGACCAATCTGCTCGTCTTGCACCTCTAGGAGAAAATGAGACTGTCGCCAACACCCCTGTTAAACGACCTCAGGCCCCGACCCCCAACAAGGCCTCTCGCAAGGCCCCTCCTGAATGTCCCACCCCGACTAAACAAGTATCTCAAGCTCGAAGCCCTGCAGGACCTCGTCCTGCTAACAGCAGAGGCAACTCTGGAGCTAGCAATTCTTCACAAGCCCCAGCAATCGTCTTGCAGGGTGCCACTCCTACCAAAGAATTGCCTCCTCCACACACCACTTCGTCCCATCCTCGTCCCGAAATGATCACTACTCCTACTTCTCCAGCACCATTAAGCGTTCCACGCGTTGAAGACGCCAACTTGCAGACGTTCCTCAACCAGATTGCTGATCAGATGAACCGTTTCAGTGTCAGGTCGTCAGTGGCGTCACAGtcttccacttccagcTCGGCTGTCTTGGGAAGTGACTATCAAGCTTGTCTCGCGTTTGCTGCGGGAGTGACTCCCTCTGCCAACCCGTCGTCTTCTGTGACGGAAAGTGTCattgaagagcaagggcAATTCGAGGATGCTGCCGATGACCAGACTGATACCGAGGTAGCTAGCATACACTCTGGTTTTACTGCATCAATTGCTCCTCAAAGCCCACTCGCAGGACTCGGTCTCGGTGCGCCCTCTGCCGCTGTCCGACCAGGATTGCATCCTGTTGCCGGACCTAACCAGCAGAGATGGAGCTatgcttcttctgctggGTCATCTTATCAAGGTTCTTCTGTGGGGTCGTACGCTCCCGTGGAGTCTCCTCAGTACATCCACAGCCCTCTGGAAGTCCAAGCTCCTGTCTTGCAAGCCGAGCGATCAGCACCCCGACCGCCTCCACGAGCTACGCGCCCCGCCCCTCCCCCTATTTCTAGGCCACTTCCTTTCAGCCCTGCTCAACAAACATATTCCGAGCCCACCGaatcccttctccctcgtGACACATCTTATGTCATCATAGATAATTCTGAGCTTCCTAGTGACGCCAGCCTCAGCTCTTGGGGTAGCAAGTCATCTGGCTTCAAAGCCCACCGAGGTTTGGATGGCTTTGGAATGCttaagaagaagaagctcaatGTGGAACCCGTCCCTTATTCTTATGGCAATCTCGGTTCTTCGGCGACATCACCTTTGAACTCACCGAAACGATCATGGTTCAACAATCTTTTCAACTTTAAGCCTGCCACCTGCACCTTATTGTCAAGAGATAACGTTGCCAATACCCGCGAGAGGGTGCGGAAAATACTGCTCAGCATTGGCGTGAGGACAGCAGTGACGGAGATTGACGGGCACAAGGCGTTGAAGTGCAGACTAGACGAAGTTAGAGACAATGGCAATGTGACAACTAAGGGTGTGAGATTCAGAGTAGAATTCACGAGGGCGAGCACCAGTCAGACGTACAGTACTCTTGTCACTCTTACACAGGAGAAGGGAGCAGAGTCATCGTTCCGAG CTTGCTTCGCCGAGTTGAAGCACTTTATGGACTCCCAACCCTCTGCGCCTACTACACTTTCTTTGAACAGACCTTCAGTCGAGCAATCACGTTCAGTAAATTCGtccaatctccttcctgctcATTCATATCAGCAGCAGAGGTATAGCTCCACGAGCGCGGACACTCCTGCTGGTGCTCCTACAAGTCCTCTCCTATCTGCTCCTCCAATCAGATACACTGCTAGCGCACCTACTACCCCCGTTATTGAAAGTAGTCCCAGATTTACCTCTCCATACCTGCAATTACCTGTCTCTCCTCAGAGTCTACAGATGCCCTCTTATTGA
- a CDS encoding hypothetical protein (Match to ESTs gb|CF188680.1|CF188680, gb|CF188679.1|CF188679) produces the protein MSGKSVFLTGATGYIGGTALEAVITSSTPPSKITVLIRDPAKINRFTSLEIARKHNVTIVPLLGSLEEYDKLRDAAADHDVVVSCANADDLAGMRAILEGMKKRKEKSGHRPLLIQTSGTGVLADDARGEYPTDTIYTDLNPSPATRFGPALHSITEVADTAPHRNVDLEIVKADQAGIIKSYIILPSTIWGFARGEVFEKGLSHPTSQQMPQLIEISIKRKRAGVVGKGANIWPHVCIADLSKLYGLVWEKATVPRPIIGHGPAGYYFGISGEYTLFGAASAVGQSLITHKAVPEGTESTPTAFTKDEIDQYFNGSYYSGSNSRGVADRSKSIGWNPRYTDDEQFYNDIDKEVRRISKALSQQ, from the exons aTGTCTGGAAAATCCGTCTTTCTCACAGGTGCTACTGGCTACATCGGAGGCACAGCCCTCGAAGCTGTCATCACATCCAGCACACCTCCATCCAAGATCACTGTTCTCATCCGAGACCCAGCCAAGATCAATAGGTTCACTTCTCTCGAGATTGCTAGAAAGCACAATGTCACAATTGTTCCTCTCCTTGGCTCACTCGAAGAGTATGACAAGCTCCGAGATGCCGCTGCCGACCACGATGTCGTCGTCTCCTGTGCGAACGCCGACGACCTTGCCGGTATGAGGGCCATCTTGGAAggtatgaagaagaggaaggagaagagtggtCACAGGCCTCTCTTGATCCAGACCAGTGGCACTGGCGTCTTGGCAGATGACGCTCGGGGAGAATACCCCACTGACACT ATCTACACCGACCTCAACCCCTCCCCTGCTACCCGATTCGGCCCTGCTCTTCACTCTATCACTGAAGTGGCTGACACGGCTCCTCACCGTAATGTTGACCTTGAGATCGTCAAGGCTGACCAAGCCGGAATAATCAAGTCTTacatcatccttccttctaCTATTTGGGGATTTGCTCGAGGAGAAGTTTTCGAGAAGGGTCTTTCTCACCCCACATCTCAACAAATGCCTCAATTGATTGAGATTTCTATTAAGAGGAAGCGAGCCGGTGTCGTTGGCAAAG GTGCTAACATCTGGCCTCATGTCTGTATCGCCGATCTTAGCAAGCTCTACGGTCTTGTTTGGGAGAAGGCTACTGTCCCTAGGCCTATTATCGGCCACGGTCCAGCAGGATATTACTTTGGTATCTCTGGCGAATATACTCTCTTTGGCGCGGCTTCCGCTGTCGGCCAGTCTCTCATAACTCACAAGGCGGTTCCCGAGGGCACTGAATCTACCCCTACCGCATTTACCAAGGACGAGATCGACCAATACTTTAATGGGAGTTATTATTCTGGTAGCAACTCTAGGGGTGTTGCGGACAGGAGTAAGAGTATTGGATGGAACCCTAGGTACaccgatgatgagcaaTTCTATAATGACATTGACAAGGAAGTGCGGAGGATTAGCAAAGCCCTCTCTCAGCAGTAG
- a CDS encoding hypothetical protein (HMMPfam hit to DUF862, Eukaryotic protein of unknown function (DUF862), score: 71.4, E(): 2.4e-18; HMMPfam hit to Thioredoxin, Thioredoxin, score: 51.6, E(): 2.1e-12): MISLTVSPRACPLCSLANKLMVSVVAFGREIYYGQGVLESKPGATHHGQPLQILDVGETHIDEATFNEYLSSLSGMYTPSKYHLIEFNCNHFTADVVGFLTGAEIPAWISSLPSEFLSTPFGQAMKPQIDAMFRGPTAQRPIPDKISSANASPAPSIGSSSAPGGDTAAAGPSLSSTLLQSIAAQATAQTTGQSTAANGSSKQPLNPETSPLTLVSSTANFHSILSQHSAVVVNFTNTPSCPPCRVIKPVYESIASYHSAVYGAKGARFVEVELGIGQGREIAGTYGVQATPTFMFFKDGKKVGEMKGAAKRELENKVEQFLEECYPTHPHRRMYLPAVEGLPKRAITVSNLPNYPALLNKLEGFLADKGKTESFMVLKNEVVPFLEGKSLSETELAALLQKWSAATQDLLPALQPTETFPLIDLWRIALQCQPIIPFIGLGLSTASSNAEPITSIISLASNTFSSSPEAIPKPFILTVLRLLTNFTSCVELTNLVLAHDGNVSTSEQLISVLVESLLYPDVGVRSAAAGVAFNIGLWRHHNVVEETPNVDWELEVVSGLVEALDREEDEDVAHRLLAALALEIYLSPSYEDNVQPMLQVLEASNKIEKRCKVWKRKEVKKVGEEIARKLC; the protein is encoded by the exons ATGATCTCTCTCACGGTCTCGCCAAGAGCATGTCCCTTATGCTCACTGGCAAACAAATTGATGGTATCTG TTGTCGCTTTTGGCCGCGAAATATACTATGGACAGGGTGTCCTCGAGTCCAAGCCGGGGGCGACTCACCATGGTCAACCTTTACAAATTTTAGATGTCGGTGAAACTCATATAGACGAAGCAACATTCAATGAGTATCTTTCGAGTCTGAGTGGAATGTACACGCCTAGCAAATACCACTTGATTGAATTCAACTGCAACCACTTTACGGCCGATGTCGTGGGCTTCTTAACTGGAGCAGAAATCCCAGCTTGGATTAGTA GTCTTCCCTCCGAATTTCTCTCAACACCTTTCGGACAGGCTATGAAACCCCAAATAGACGCAATGTTCCGTGGTCCTACAGCACAGCGTCCTATCCCTGACAAAATTAGCAGCGCCAATGCTTCGCCAGCACCTTCCATTGGCTCCTCATCTGCACCTGGGGGTGATACTGCTGCGGCTGgcccttctctttcttctacATTACTACAGTCAATCGCCGCGCAAGCTACTGCTCAGACAACTGGCCAATCTACCGCAGCCAATGGATCATCCAAACAACCTCTCAACCCTGAAACATCACCTCTCACTCTCGTTTCATCTACTGCCAACTTCCATTCCATCCTCTCGCAGCACTCTGCTGTCGTCGTAAATTTTACTAACACACCATCATGCCCCCCTTGCCGGGTCATCAAACCCGTCTATGAGTCGATCGCTAGCTATCATTCTGCCGTCTATGGAGCCAAGGGTGCTCGATTTGTGGAGGTCGAATTAGGAATTGGGCAGGGCCGAGAGATTGCGGGTACTTATGGTGTGCAGGCCACTCCGACCTTTATGTTCTTCAAGGATGGCAAAAAAGTCGGCGAGATGAAAGGCGCTGCCAAAAGGGAACTGGAGAACAAAGTTGAACAATTCTTAGAGGAGTGCTATCCGACTCACCCCCACCGCAGAATGTATCTTCCCGCGGTTGAAGGATTGCCAAAAAGAGCGATCACAGTTAGCAACCTGCCCAATTATCCGGCTTTGTTGAACAAGCTCGAAGGGTTCTTAGCGGACAAGGGAAAGACAGAAAGCTTCATGGTTCTAAAAAACGAAGTGGTACCATTCCTAGAGGGCAAGAGTCTTTCTGAAACAGAATTGGCTGCTCTGCTTCAGAAGTGGTCTGCTGCCACCCAAGACTTGCTGCCTGCTCTTCAGCCAACAGAAACTTTCCCTTTAATCGATCTCTGGCGAATTGCCCTTCAATGCCAACCAATCATTCCCTTCATTGGTTTGGGGCTCTCGACCGCCTCAAGCAACGCTGAACCCATCACCAGTATCATTTCTCTTGCTTCAAacactttctcttcttctccagaaGCCATACCCAaacccttcatcctcactgtccttcgtcttctcaCAAACTTCACATCTTGCGTTGAACTGACAAACCTTGTGCTCGCGCATGATGGTAATGTTTCTACGTCTGAGCAGCTCATCAGCGTGTTGGTAGAGTCTCTTCTGTATCCCGATGTGGGTGTAAGAAGCGCGGCTGCTGGTGTAGCGTTTAACATTGGTCTCTGGAGGCATCATAACGTTGTAGAAGAGACTCCAAATGTGGATTGGGAGCTTGAGGTGGTCAGTGGTTTAGTAGAAGCTCTTGAccgggaagaggatgaggacgtCG ctcatcgtcttcttgCAGCCCTTGCTTTGGAGATCTACCTTTCTCCAAGCTATGAAGATAACGTTCAGCCGATGCTGCAGGTCTTGGAAGCATCCAATaagattgagaagagatgtaaggtttggaagaggaaagaggttaAGAaggtgggagaagagatcgCTAGAAAGCTTTGCTAA